In Rhodospirillales bacterium, the genomic window GAGTTCGGCAACCTTGCCTTCGGCACTGCCGCTGGGCGCAGGATCCTTGAGCATCCGATCCGGCAGCGTGTCGTCGGCAGCGGTCAGGCCGGCAGCCATGTTGAACATACGTTCAAGCGTCCAGGTCCGTTCACCGGACTCGATGCAACGCTCCAGGGTCCATTCACCCGGGAGAGCGGCGTCGAGCTGCTCGACGAAGTCCTCCGGACCCCAGCCCGATGTGGTGAAGAGGCAGAGGCCGGTGGAGTCGATCATCGACACCATGTCCTGGCTCTCCTTCACCGGAACCGCCTTGCCGTTGCCCGAGATGTCTTCCATGTCGGGGCCGAACACGTCGTGCTTGAGATGGCAGGCACCGCGGTTCGACGTTGCGTAACCGAGGCCCATGCCCTGCAACGCGCGGCTGTCGTAACCGGCGAACTCCATGCCCTTCACACCCATGAAGAGCTCGGGGTGGCCGTACTTTTCGCACAGACGCCTGGAACCCAGGCCGAGGATCTTGCCGAAGCCTTCACCCTTGCCGGTCTTCTCGGCGAACACCGCCAGCGCCTCGGCGCTGCCGAAGCTGCAGTCGATGCCGTCGGTGTCGTCCCTGGTGATGACACCCATCTCGAAGAGCTCCATGGCCGCCGCCAGCGTCACGCCGAACGAGATCGGATCCATGCCGTGCTCATTCATCATGAAGTTGGCGAAGGTCATGGCGTCGACGTCGTCGACACCGACCACCGGGCCGAAGCCGTAGGCCGTCTCGTACTCGAGGCCACCCGAGGCGTGGATATACTCCTTGCGGTTCACCACGGTGAAGTGCTCGGGATCGATATGCGCGATGCGCCCGCAGGCGATCGTGCAGCCGAAGCACGCCTTGTTGGTGATAAGGTTGACGTGGCCGTTCTCGTTGGGCGTGGTCGTCGCGGCCGGGTTGACCTTGTCGATGCCCTCGAACTGCACATCCTTGAAGTTGCGCGTCGGCAGACCGCCCCACTCCTGCATCATGTCGATCATGGGATGGGTGCCGCCCTCGGTCAGCTCCTGGCGACCGCTGGACTCGGCGAGCCTGGCGTGCGTGTTGCGCACGACCTCCATGAACCGCCTGGGATCGTCGACCGTGACGCCCCTGGTGCCATAGGCCGCGACCGCCTTGAGATTCTTCGAGCCCATGACGGCACCGACACCGCAGCGGCCGGCCGCACGGTGCAGATCGTTCACCACTGCCGAGAACAGGACGCCGTTCTCACCGGCCTGGCCGATCGAGGCGATCTTGAGCTGCGGGTTCTGGTGCCTGGACTTGATCCAATCCTCGGTGTTCCACACCGTGGTGCCCCAGATATCGTCGGCGGGCAGGATCTCGACGTTGTCGTCGTCGATGTGGATATAGACAGGCTTCCCGGCCTTGCCCTCGACAAGCAGCAGGTCGTAGCCCGCGAACTTGAGATAGGCACCGAACTTGCCGCCCGAGTTCGAATCACCGATGGCACCGGTCAGCGGGCTCTTGCAGATCACCGCGTAACGGCCGCTGGTCGAGGCCATGGTGCCGTTGAGCGGCCCGGTGGCGAAGATCAGCACATTGTCGGGACCCATGGCGTCGGCCTTGGGGTCCATGTTTTCCATCAGGTACTTGGTGCCGAGGCCACGCTCGCCGATGTAGGCGTTGGCCCACGCCATGTTGAGCGGTTCGGCCTTCGCGGTGCCCCTGGTCAGGTTGACGCGCAGGATTTGTCCTTGCCAAGACATATGTCGTTCTCCTCAGGTCCGCTCAGGCGATCGCGCCGAGCTTGTTGTCGGTCATCCGGGCCCACTGCTTCATGCGGTCGAGACCGGTCCAGGCCGCGTCGACATAGACGATCGCGTCGGTCGGGCAGGCTTCGGCGCACTTGGGATCGCCGTGGCAGAGGTCGCACTTGATGACCTTCCCGGTGTCGGGGTTGTAGTTCACGGTGCCGAACGGGCAGGCGATCGTGCACACCTTGCAGCCAACGCAGACGTCGTCGAGCACCTCGACCGCACCGGTCTCCGGGCTGCGCACCAGCGCCTCGACGGGACAGGCATGGAGACACCAGGCCTCGTCGCACTGCGTGCAGGTGTAAGGCACCGAGCGCTTGCCGTGCTCGAATTCAAAGATCTTGATCCGCGATCGTGCCGGGTTGAACGTGCCTTCGTGCTCGAACGAGCATGCCATCTCGCACTGAAGACAGCTGGTGCACTTGTCGGCATCGATCAGAAGCGATTTCTGCATCCTGGGCCCCTTTGTAGACTCTTTGTTGCCATCGAAAAGCGCACGGGGCTGCGTCCCCCCGAGCGCGTTGGCGACATCATAGTCAGCACAAATCGAAAAGTGTAAGGTTTTCCATAATTTGCGAGTCATTCCCAGTTGCAGTCAGTCAGATCGGCACCCAGTTCGCTTTTCTTGCGCTCCCAATCGGCCAGATTGAGTTCGACGATGCCGTATCGGGCGACCAGATCGTCGATCGTTCCGCCCTTGCCCTGATGCACCTGAACCGGCGCTCCCGGTGACGCCACGACCCTGCAGGCATCATCCGGATCGAGATGCGCGAACACCGCCCGTGCGCCCTCCGGACTGACGATATGAAGCAATCGTCCCCAACCGTGGGTGATGCTTCTGAGACCATAGAGTTCCATCGCTGTCTTCTGTCGTGTCCGGCGATCATGCGCAAGTCGCCAGGCCGTGCGGTTCGCAGACGCGATCGTTCGTACCATCGTTGCGGCGGCGGCATGGTCGTGTCGGGATTCGCAGGGCAGCGACTTCATGTTTGGCGATGGCGACCCTGGGGAGCCCGGCGATCCGTCCGGCCAGCGCCTGCGCTTGATTGCGCATCGCGCAGATGGAACGGGAGACGTGGGCGTCACTGAAAGACATGTCATCTCATCCCAGCCGCAGCGAAGCGCAGATCCGGGACCTCGACAGGCTCGCGTCACTCTCTCCAGGTCTCGGGGCGGCGGCCTGCGGCCCTTGTCCGGGATGACGCATCGGCAGCGAGCCTGGCTAACCCGGCAGCAGGGCGTCCTTCACCCAGATCTGGAAGGCGTGGACGCAGTGTTCGCTGTGGCCGGAGTCGCCGTGTTCGGCGAAGAGGCGACCCTGGTAGTAGCCCTTCGAGCGGATGCCGCGCTGGACACCTTCGTTGAGCCTCGCATCCTCGACGCCGAGGCCGTGGTTAAACCACTCCAGAGCGCCCCTGGTCGTGGGATCGTCGCCCTCGCCCGGCACGTTGTAGTAAGCGTTCTCGACCACGGATGTCTCGCCGCCCGTGGGCCGCATCAGGAAGGTCGAGACCATCTTCATGTGGGGCCAGTAATAGATGATCCAGTCGGGCCACAGGTAGAGCGTGATGAAGTAGCCGGTGCGGTCGCTCTGGCCCTCGGGCGGGAAGGGATAGACCCCGGTCCTGTTCTCACCCGGCGGCGAGATGATCGCGAACCAGTTGGGATGGATCTCGAGCCTGGTGCCCGCGAGATCGATAATGTCGCAAAGCTCCTTGTGGCACGGACCCGAGTTCGGAAAGTGGTAGCCCTCGATCGCGTTCTCGACCACGACCTTCCAGTTCGCCGCAATCTCGAAGTCCTTCCGGCTCGACGGGCGCACCTCGTGCACATCGGGGAACCACGTCATTACCTCGGCCTCGAAACCCGGTGCCCACTCGTGCAGGGGCCTGGCATCGGGATCGAGGTTGACGAAGACAAAGCCGCAGAACTCCTGCACACGGACCGGTGC contains:
- a CDS encoding 4Fe-4S dicluster domain-containing protein, with translation MQKSLLIDADKCTSCLQCEMACSFEHEGTFNPARSRIKIFEFEHGKRSVPYTCTQCDEAWCLHACPVEALVRSPETGAVEVLDDVCVGCKVCTIACPFGTVNYNPDTGKVIKCDLCHGDPKCAEACPTDAIVYVDAAWTGLDRMKQWARMTDNKLGAIA
- a CDS encoding aromatic ring-hydroxylating dioxygenase subunit alpha; the encoded protein is MAAFESFPVGNLTDDPTTTFTLPSPWYFKPEVYEKEIEEIFHKSWRVVCHASELANPGDYATVDIHGQGVFAIRGRDGTLRAFYNVCQHRAHELLQGKGNVKAVITCPYHAWAYGADGALRTARNCENVKGFDKADFRLAPVRVQEFCGFVFVNLDPDARPLHEWAPGFEAEVMTWFPDVHEVRPSSRKDFEIAANWKVVVENAIEGYHFPNSGPCHKELCDIIDLAGTRLEIHPNWFAIISPPGENRTGVYPFPPEGQSDRTGYFITLYLWPDWIIYYWPHMKMVSTFLMRPTGGETSVVENAYYNVPGEGDDPTTRGALEWFNHGLGVEDARLNEGVQRGIRSKGYYQGRLFAEHGDSGHSEHCVHAFQIWVKDALLPG
- a CDS encoding aldehyde ferredoxin oxidoreductase family protein yields the protein MSWQGQILRVNLTRGTAKAEPLNMAWANAYIGERGLGTKYLMENMDPKADAMGPDNVLIFATGPLNGTMASTSGRYAVICKSPLTGAIGDSNSGGKFGAYLKFAGYDLLLVEGKAGKPVYIHIDDDNVEILPADDIWGTTVWNTEDWIKSRHQNPQLKIASIGQAGENGVLFSAVVNDLHRAAGRCGVGAVMGSKNLKAVAAYGTRGVTVDDPRRFMEVVRNTHARLAESSGRQELTEGGTHPMIDMMQEWGGLPTRNFKDVQFEGIDKVNPAATTTPNENGHVNLITNKACFGCTIACGRIAHIDPEHFTVVNRKEYIHASGGLEYETAYGFGPVVGVDDVDAMTFANFMMNEHGMDPISFGVTLAAAMELFEMGVITRDDTDGIDCSFGSAEALAVFAEKTGKGEGFGKILGLGSRRLCEKYGHPELFMGVKGMEFAGYDSRALQGMGLGYATSNRGACHLKHDVFGPDMEDISGNGKAVPVKESQDMVSMIDSTGLCLFTTSGWGPEDFVEQLDAALPGEWTLERCIESGERTWTLERMFNMAAGLTAADDTLPDRMLKDPAPSGSAEGKVAELDKMMPEYYSVRGWTEDGKPSNETLARLGL